In Helianthus annuus cultivar XRQ/B chromosome 9, HanXRQr2.0-SUNRISE, whole genome shotgun sequence, the following are encoded in one genomic region:
- the LOC110878626 gene encoding eukaryotic translation initiation factor 3 subunit E, producing the protein MAMSKYDLTPRIAPNLDRHLVFPLLEFTQERELYPNDQILKAKIELLNNTNMVDYAMDIHKSLYHTEDVPQDMVDRRVEVVARLKSLEEAAAPLVTFLQNPNAVQELRADKQYNLQMLNERYQIGPEQIEALYQYAKFQFECGNYSGAADYLYQYRALCTNAERSLSALWGKLAAEILMQNWDIALDELNRLKEIIDSKNFASSLNQVQSRIWLMHWSLFIFFNHDNGRTQIIDLFNQDKYLNAIQTNAPHLLRYLATAFIVNKKRRPQFKEFIKVIQQEQHLFSDPITEFLACVYVNFDFDGAQKKMKECEDVIMNDPFLGKRVEESNYTVVPLKDEFLENARLFIFETYCRIHERIDVGVLAEKLNLNYEDAERWILNLIRTSKLDAKINTQTGTVVMEPNHPNVYEQLIDHTKGLSGRTYKLVSQLLEHAQAQAAR; encoded by the exons AGCGAAGATCGAGCTTTTGAACAACACTAATATGGTTGATTACGCTATGGATATTCACAAGTCTCTGTACCACACGGAGGATGTTCCTCAAG ATATGGTGGACAGGAGAGTAGAGGTAGTTGCAAGATTGAAGTCTTTGGAAGAGGCAGCAGCTCCGTTGGTCACTTTTTTGCAAAATCCAAATGCAGTTCAGGAGTTGAGGGCTGACAAGCAGTATAACCTTCAGATGCTTAACGAACGTTATCAG ATTGGTCCAGAGCAAATAGAAGCGTTATATCAGTATGCCAAATTTCAGTTCGAGTGCGGTAACTACTCAGGAGCAGCTGATTATTTATATCAGTACCGCGCGTTGTGCACCAATGCTGAAAGGAGTCTTAGCGCGTTATGGGGAAAGCTAGCAGCCGAAATACTCATGCAGAACTGGGACATTGCTCTTGATGAACTCAACCGTTTGAAGGAAATAATTGACTCGAAG AACTTTGCGTCTTCATTGAATCAAGTTCAAAGTAGGATCTGGTTGATGCATTGGAGTTTGTTCATCTTCTTCAACCATGATAATGGCAGAACACAAATTATCGACTTGTTTAATCAGGACAA GTATTTGAATGCTATTCAAACCAACGCTCCACATCTCTTGCGTTACCTTGCTACTGCGTTCATTGTCAACAAGAAGAGAAGACCTCAGTTCAAAGAATTCATTAAAGTCATTCAGCAAGAGCAGCACTTGTTTTCGGATCCAATTACAGAGTTTTTGGCATGCGTGTATGTTAATTTTGACTTTGATGGTGCTCAGAAGAAGATGAAGGAGTGTGAGGAT GTGATAATGAATGATCCGTTTTTGGGCAAACGGGTAGAAGAAAGCAACTATACAGTTGTGCCATTGAAAGACGAGTTCCTTGAGAATGCTCGTCTTTTCATCTTTGAGACTTACTGCAGAATACATGAGCGTATTGACGTGGG GGTGCTTGCTGAGAAATTGAACCTAAACTATGAAGATGCCGAAAGGTGGATTTTGAATCTCATTCGAACTTCAAAGTTGGATGCCAAAATCAACACCCAAACTGGAACGGTTGTTATGGAACCCAATCATCCTAACGT GTATGAGCAACTTATTGACCACACAAAAGGACTCTCGGGTCGCACATACAAGTTGGTTAGTCAGCTCTTGGAACATGCTCAGGCACAAGCTGCTCGATGA